A window of Phycisphaerae bacterium genomic DNA:
CACGCCTCTGGGCACACAAAGCGTCTTTCCCGACTGGCTCTCCGGCGAGTTCTTTCTGGCCTGCGGCGTCCGTCCCTTCTTCTTCCACGACATCTACAACGCCGGTGACTGCTCCAACTTCGTCGCCATGATCGCCTCGCTGTATTCGCCCGCCCTGGCGGTTGAGGCCCAGAAAATCTTCCCCGACCTGATCGACCACTTCGGCTTCATGCCCGGCGTGATGAACCGCGGACCCAAGGACGACCGTGCCTTCACCCTTGACTATTCGCAGACCGCCTGGGGACCGTTCGGCTACTGGGACCAGTTCGCCTGGACGCGCGACCGGCGGTTCCTCGCCTCGCACGCCGACGCCTGCGCCGCCTGGGCCAAGTGGTGGCTGGCCAATCGCGACCGCAACGGCGACGGCTGGATTGAACCCGGCGTCAACGACTGCAAACCGTCAACGCCGCAGTTCCGAGCCGAGATGAGCCGACGCCACCCGGAACCGGGCCGCCTCTGCCCGGAATACTGGGACTACACCGGCGTCCACAATGACCAGGCATCGGCGATGAACCTGATGGTCTTCGAGATCCCCTGGGACGACAGCCCAGCCCACATTCGCGGCCGAAGCCGACACCTCCGTTTCGACCCGGCCACCAAATCCGCCACCATCCACTACATCGAGTCGCAGCTCTACGTCAGCCTGCTCTGCGGCTTTGCCGCGGCGGCGATGCGGCTTCGCGGCAACCAGCGCGAGGTGGAGTTCTTCCGCCACCACGCCAACCGCCTGAACGGACTGGTGCGCGACCACTGCTGGGACGAGACGACCGGATTCTACCACGACCGCGACGTCGCCACCGGCCGCCTCGATACGCAGGTCAAGCACCTCGGAGCGTTCGTGGCCATGTTCATGGGCCTGCCCACATGCGAACAGGCGCGCCGCATGGTCGAACACCTGACCAACCCCGCTGAGTTCTGGACGCCGTATCCCGCTCCAACGATCTCGCATGACTCAGCCGACTACCACCCAACCCACTACTGGTCCGGCCGAGCCTGGCCGCCGACCAACTTCTTCGTACTCAAGGCCCTGCTGAACTACGGTTATTTCGACGAAGCCGACGAGCTGCTCCGCCGCTGGACGCGCCTGATGAAAACCTGCATCGACCGCACGCCCGACACCGACAACACCGACGCCACATTCGAAGGCACGTTCGACGCCCGTCGCTCCACCGCCGGCGGGGCCAAGTGGATTTCGCCCGAGAACTGGAATCCCGAAACCGGCGAGGTGATCGGTTCCGGCGGAGTCAGTTGGGGCGCCCTGTGGGTCCCAGCCGTTGTCTACCGCCACTTCTGGCCCATTGGAGAAAACCACGTCCTCCTCCGGCCCGGCGGCGAGTTCCGCCTCCGCTGGTCCGACCGCTGGGACATCCACATCAAGAACAACCAAGCCGAAGTCAACGGCCGATCGTACGCGCTCGACCCGCAAACCACCTCGCTCCTCGACGAATCCACCGGCCATATCCGCCCCCTCCAACCCGGCCAGGCCGACCCAGTCCAACTGGAATTCTCGCCAACGTGAGACATCGACGCCGGTCTTAACTAAATATTCAAGACCTGACCCCATGGAGTCAGGTCTTGAATATTTAGTTAAGACCGACCCGTCGAGCAGTTCGCTTCGCTGTTCCCTTTTGCCGGTTCCCGCCGTAACATGGGGCGATTTCAGGTTTTGAATCGGTTGGTTGCACGGAGCTTTCATGCCATTCGACAGACGAACGCTCGGCCTTCTGGCGGTGTTTTCGGTGCTCACCGCGTTCGCCATCTCGGCCAATGCGGTCCCGCCGCTGGTGACCACCATCGCTGAGGAATTCGGCCAGAACTACGAGGACTTCGGGCACATCTTCTCGCTGCAGTACTTCTTTTTCGCGGTCGCCGCATGGACCGGCGGCTGGGCCGCCGCCCGGCTGGGCCTGACCAACCGCGGCCTGGTCATGACCGGCCTGTTCGTGATGGGCCTTCTCCTGCTGGCTGGATCGCAACTGCAAAGCCTGGCGTGGTTCGCGATCTGGGCCTTGCCTCTGGGCTACGCGGGCGGCCTGACCGAGACCTTCGGCTCGGTCATGATCGCCAACCTCGGCGGCGTCGGCTCCAGCAAGATGATGAACCTCGCCCAGGTCTTCTACTGCCTCGGCGCGGTCATCGCCCCGCAGCTCGCCGCTGTCTTTCTCGACCTGGACCTCTCCTGGCGGCTGGCCCTGGCCAGCCTCAGCCTGATGATCCTCCTGATCGCCGCCCTCTTCACCCACCTGACCCGCGACCTGATCCGCCGTCCCGCCGGCGAGCCCGCCGCGTCCGCCGATGAACCGTCCGAACCGCCGGTCCGCCTCCTGACCGACCGCACCTTTCACCTGCTGGCGATTGCCCTCTTCCTCTACGTCTCGATCGAGTGCGTCTTTGTCTGCTGGATCGCCAGCTACTTTGAAAAATTCCTCGACGTGCCCAAGGAGGCCGCCGCCTCTCGCCTTCGCGATTTCTGGATCGGCATGATCGCCGGACGCCTCCTGACCCTCGCGCTGCCGCGCCGCTGGACCCTCTGGCCCGCGGCGATCGTCGCCAGCGCCGGCCTGGCCGCCGGCTGCGCCCTGCTGAGCTTCCGCTGGCCGCCGCTGATCGCCACGCTGCTGGTCGTCGTCACGTCACTGGCCGCCGGGCCGTTCTGGCCGGCCCTGGTCGTCCTGAGCCAGCAGGTCCGCCGATCCTCGCGATTCACCTCCGCCGTCATCGGAGCCGGAGCCCTCGGCGCCGCCGCCGGACCATTCGCCTCGGGCCTGGTCATCAAGCACTTCGGCCAATCCGCCCTCTTCCCCGCCACCACCGCCGCCGGCCTCGTCTTCCTGATCGCCGTCCTCCTGGCCCATCGCCAAGCCGTCCGCCCATGAAAAAACCCAGGCCCTTTCCGACCCGGGTTTTTCGCAACGGATCTATCAGTAACCCGCCGCCTCCGCGGGCGACAGGGAACTGCTGCAGGAGACCTTGCGGCCCCTACTTCTTCTCCTCGTACTCGGCGTCGATCACGTCATCGCCGCCCTTGGAACCGCCTTCCGGCCCAGCCTGCGGCCCTTCGCCCGCCGCGGCACCCGCCTGGGCCTGGCCACCGGCGACGTTCTCGTAGATCTTCTTGCCGATCTCCTGCGAGGCCTGCATGACGTTCTCCATCGCCCGCTTGATCGCGTCCGCGTCGTCGCCCTTCATCACCTCGCGCAGGTTGTTCAACGCCGCCTCCACGTTCGAACGCTCCTGCGGCCCGACCTTCTCGCCGTGCTCCTTGAGCGTCTTTTCGGTCGTGTAGACCACCTGATCCGCCTGGTTGCGAAGATCGACCAGTTCGCGGCGCTTCTTGTCGTCCGCTTCGTACTTCTTGGCGTCCTCGGTCATTCTGCGGACCTCGTCTTCGGTCAGGCCCGAGGTGCCCTTGATCTCGATCTTCTGCTCCTTGCCGGTGGCCATGTCCTTGGCTGAAACGTTCAGAATGCCGTTGGCGTCGATGTCGAACGTCACCTCAATCTGCGGCATCCCCCGAGGGGCCGGCGGAATGCCCTGCAGGTTGAACCGGCCCAGCGTCCGGTTATCGTTGGCGAACTGCCGCTCGCCCTGCAGCACGTGGATCGTCACCTCGGTCTGATTGTCCGCAGCCGTCGAAAACGTCTCCTTCTTGCTCGTCGGAATCGTCGTGTTCCGCGGGATCAGCACCGTCATCACCCCGCCCAGCGTCTCGACGCCCAGCGACAGCGGCGTGACGTCCAGCAGCACGATCTCTTCCTTCTCGCCGGTCAAGATCGCCCCCTGGATCGCCGCCCCGACCGACACCACCTCGTCCGGATTGATGCTCTTGTTCGGCTCCTTGCCGAAGACCTCCTTGACGATCGCCTGCACCTTCGGAACCCGCGTCGAACCGCCCACCAGCACCACCTCGTCGACCTCGTTGGGCTTGAGCTTGGCATCCTGAAGGGCCTTGATGCACGGCGTCTTGAGCCGTTCGAAAACCCCCTCGGCAAGCTGCTCGAACTTCGACCGCGTCACCGTGATGTTCAGGTGCTTCGGACCGTTCTGGTCGGCCGTGATGAACGGCAGGTTCACCGTCGTCTCCAGCACCTGCGACAGCTCGATCTTGGCCTTCTCAGCCGCCTCCTTGAGCCGCTGCAACGCCATCGGATCCTTGCGAAGGTCAATGCCCTCGCGGTTCTTGAACTCCGTGGCCAGAAAGTCGATCAGCACCTGGTCCAGATTGTCGCCGCCCAGGTGCGTGTCGCCGTTGGTCGAGAGCACCTCGAACACGTTGTCGCCGATATCGAGAATCGAGATGTCGAACGTGCCGCCGCCGAAGTCGAACACCGCGATCTTCTCGTTCTTCATCTTCTCCAAGCCGTATGCCAAAGCCGCCGCCGTCGGCTCGTTGATGATCCGCTCGACCTTCAACCCCGCGATCTGGCCGGCCTCCTTGGTCGCCTGACGCTGCGAGTCATTGAAGTACGCCGGCACCGTGATCACCGCCCGCTCGACTTCTTCGCCCAGATAGTCCTCTGCTGTGCGCTTCAGATCCTGGAGGATCATCGCCGAGATCTCCGGCGGCGTGTACTGCTTGCCCCGGACCTGGACCTTGACCAACTCCTCCGGCGCTCCGACCACCTCGTACGGCACCATCTTCTGTTCTTCCGCCACCTCAGCGTGACGGCGCCCCATGAACCGTTTGATCGAGTACACCGTGTTCGTCGGGTTGGTCACCTGCTGACGCTTGGCCAACTCGCCGACCAACCGTTCGCCCTTCTCCGTAAACGCCACTACCGACGGGGTCAGCTTCGAACCCTGGGCGTTGACCAGCACCTTCGGCTCGCCGCCCTCGACCACCGACACCACCGAAAGCGTCGTTCCCAAGTCTATGCCAATAATCTTGTTCGATTTCGCCATGATCGTCCCTCATTGATTACAACTAAGTACAGCTTATCCCTGTTGTCCTACGGTACTCTCTTATGCAAACTCCGTACCAAAACCACCACCCACAGTCCAGATATAAACCAATAAATAGCAAACCCTTACGATCATCCCTGGCCGCATTCCGCCTGTTCTGACAAAATGACACCCTGCTCTCACCTCCCCGTCAAAACTGGCAAGCCCACTGACCACACTTGAAACTCGTCAATTTCCTTTATTCCGCCGCCGGTCGCCCGTAGTCTCATGCGGTACGATCGGATACAATGGGCAAGGGGTGCAAGACAGCCGGGAGGTGCCAGGTCATGCCGACTTACGTGGATATGCTCAAAACCGTCGGACGAACGCCGCTGGTGCGGATCAATCGCATCATCCGCTCCTCCTGCACCGTCCTGGCCAAGCTGGAGTACTTCAACCCGCTCAGCAGCGTCAAAGACCGCATCGCCGTCTCCATGATCGAAGCCGCTGAGCGCGACGGCCGGATCACACCCGACACCGTCATCCTCGAACCCACCAGCGGCAACACCGGCATCGGCTTGGCCTTCGTCTGCGCCGCCAAGGGCTACCGCCTGATGCTCACCATGCCCGAAAGCATGAGCGTCGAACGCCGCAAGCTCCTGGCCGCCCTCGGAGCCGAACTCGTCCTGACCCCAGCCGACAAGGGCATGACCGGCGCCATCAACCGGGCGAAGGAAATGCTCGAGTCCGACCGCCGCATCTACGTCCCACAGCAATTCGAAAATCCCGCCAACCCGCAGATCCACCGCCAGACCACCGCCGAGGAAATCTGGTCCGACACCAACGGCCAAATCGATGTCCTCGTCGCCGGAGTTGGCACCGGCGGCACCATCACCGGCGTCGCTGAGGTCATCAAGGGCCGCAAACCCGACTTCCGCGCCGTCGCCGTCGAACCGGCCAAATCGCCCGTCATCACCCAGGCCCTTGCCGGCCAGCCCCTCCAGCCCGGTCCGCACGGTATCCAGGGCATCGGCGCCGGCTTCATCCCCGGCGTCCTGAACCTCAAGATCATCGACGAGGTCGTCACCGTCTACGAGGACCAGGCCTACGACTTCGCCCGCAAAGCCGCCACCCAGGAAGGCATCCTCTGCGGCATCAGTTCCGGCGCCGCCCTCTATGCCGCCGCCCGGATCGCCGAACGAAAAGAATCCGCCGGCAAAACCATCGTCGTAGTCATCCCGTCTTCCGGTGAACGATACCTGAGCACCCCGCTTTACGGAGCCCCGTCATGAACCATCAAGTTCGTGCGCGACCGCGCGCCTCCTCTCCGCGACGGTCAGCCGTCGGCTTCACCCTCATCGAGCTTCTGGTCGTCGTCGCCATCATTGCCGTCCTGATCGCCATCCTCCTGCCCACCCTCGCCGCCGCCCGCGAAAGCGCCAACCGCGCCGTCTGTGGAAACAACCTCCGCCAGATGGGCGTCGCGCTGAGCGCCTACGAGGGCGAGAACCTTCGCCTGCCGCCGCATGACGCAGTCAACCCCAATGAAGTCTACCGCAATACACCCGGCTACCACATGTTCGACCTTCGACCGCTCTTCCTCCGGGCCGCCAACGGCCAGACCAGCGTCTACTTCTGCCCCTCCAGCCCCTATAAATCCGGACCCGACGGTTGGGCCGTCGGCGAAAGCGGCCTCGGCGGATACTACTGGGGCATCGGCTACAACATGTTCTTCTGCCTCGAGCACAACGGCTCCGGCGCCTACGACTGGGACTACCGCTACTCCGGCATGGAGGGCCCGCCCCTGCGATTCGGCGACGGCAGCGGCGTCCTCGCCGCCGACAACTGCGCCTCGTGGATCGGCCTCGGCGGGCCGCTCGAACCCTACTCCTACTCCCACGGGCCAGGAAAGTTCGAGGGCCTCAACGTCCTCTATGACGACGGCCGCGTCGTCTTCAAAAAACAACTCACCCACTACGTCCAGATGGGCAACCAGTACGATCAGTTCTGACCCGCTCCGTTCGCCAACTCAAAGGCGGACACAGAACAAGCCGTGGCGGCATCGCCCTCACAGACTTAGCTGCAGCCGCAACGTCTTCTCTAACGAACCCGCCAGCCACCGCGCAACCGGCGTCCTTTCGCCCAATCGCTCCACCACCTCCTGATCGACCGCGCACCGGTCCAGTTGCCCCTCACAGAATGCCCCCAGACAGTCTGCGATGACCGTCAACCGCGCCCTCGCCGGGTTCCGCTGTAGATTCCGTGCATGCAAAGCCAGCGGGCGGGCCGGATGAAGATCCCCTCCAATCGCACCCAAAACCGTTCGAACCGTTTCCACAAAGTCCCAGTTGCACCCGGTCAACAGATCCATCGCCTCCGCCAGCGAGACCTCCGCCGCCGGGCCGTCCACCTGATCGCAAATCACCTTCGCTTTCGTCCATCCGCAGAACTCCGCATTTTGCCCCTGCCACGCCCGATCCACCACCTGCTCCGCCACCGAGACCCACCGCTGCCCAGGGTCCGCGTACCGCTCGACCTTCTCGATCACCCGCCTCACCTGCCAGACCTTCAACGCCGTCCGCTCGCCCAGCAACTCGATCAGGTCTCGCACGCCGTACCGGCCGAAAAGCGGCGTATCCTCATTCACTTCCACTCCCGCGCACCACGATCTCAACATCGCCAGCAGGCTTCGATACTGCTCCTCCCGCTCGTCCACCGCCGCTGGATCGCGCCGTCCCTGTCCCTTCGTCGTCCCGCGACGGCCGATCGCGTCGATAATGATCTCCGCGTGCCGTTCGGCCTTATGATGGCACGACTCCAAAGTCGCGATCAATCCCCGCACGTGTCGCGCCCACTCCTCAAGTGGCGTCAGCGAATCCTCCAGCCGGTCCAGCTCCGCGATCTCCGCATCCACCGCCGCTGCGCAGTTCGCCCACCACCGCCGAATCGCTCGGTCCACCCAACCGTACCCTTCCAAAAAGACCCTATCCGCCGCCATCGCCGGATCTCCATGCAATCCGCACCGATCACGGCATCCACCAGTTCAGGTCGATCTCACTGAAGATGTCGTCGTGGGCGTCCATGTCCGCCAGTTCCGCTTTCTGCAACTCCGTCACCTGCCCGCCGCGTCCCAAGTCCTCGGCGATCTGAACCGCCCGGCCAAACGCCGTCGCGTGCCCGGCAAACCGCTGAATCCCATAGTCCACCGCCTGCTGACGCTGCACCACAAACGGCCAGTCGCTCGCCTGCAGCAGCAGCAACTGCCTCGCCGCCCGTTCGAGCACCTCGCGTATCGGCCCCTCGGTCCGCCACGGCAGCGCGTGCAGCACCCGCAGAAACTCACCCTCCGCACGGTACTCGATCTCCCACATCCATCGTATCCGGTCGTTGATCCACGTCCGATGGTCGCCGCCCTCGCCCCACGAACCTTCCGGCAATCGCACTACCTTCTCCGGCGGATGGTGATACAACGCCTCCTCAGCCGTCATCAACTTCACGTCGCGATCCCGGCTGAAGTTCAGAATAACGTCCCGCAAAAACCGCGGCCCCTCGAACCACCAGTGCCCGAACAGCTCCGCGTCGAACGGCGCCACGCACACCCCCTGCCGTCCCGTCTGATGCCGATACGTGCCCAACACCTCGCGAACCACGTTGCAGAAGTGCTCCGCGTGCTCGAAAACCTTGCCGCCCACGTCGTCGGGATAGTACGGCTGCTTGTCCGACAGCGGCGACTTGCGACTCGTGACCTTGTGGTACCGCAGCCCGCGTTCGCCGTACTTGCGGTGAAACTCCAGATACTCGCCGGCCCCCGGATACCCCAGGTCGCCCGACCAGACCTGCTCGCTGACCCGCGGATGCCGCGCAAACGCGAACGTCGACGGCGGTCCCGGCTGCGACACCACACCCACCCCTTCCAGCACGCCCGGCCGCCCCGGATCGCGGGCATACCGATCCCGCCCAGCCGCGACGAAGCCGCCGCCTTCGCGCACGCCCATCACGTGCGAATCGAGAATCATGTGCGACTCGACGAAAAAGTGCGTAATATCCACCGCCGCCAGGTACTGCTCGATCCCCGGACGATAACGCGCGTTGTCGTACAGCACCGCCGGCAGCCAGTGCTCCCACGTCGGCCGGTACGCGCACTCCGGCAGCCACATCCCGCGCGACGCCAGCCCCAGATGACGCCGGCTCGTCGCCACCCCGCACGCCATCTGCGCCCGCAGCATCTCGTCATTCAGCAGCAGCGGCATGTACGCGTGCGTCGCGTTGCTCGTGAGCAACTGGATGTGCCCCTCGCGGCAGCGCTGCGCGAACTCTCCGGGAAGGCTCCGACCGATCCGCTCAAAGTGCTCCAGCTTCGCCCCGTACCACTGCTCCCACCGCTCGGCCAGGTACGCGAAATGAAGCTGATTGGTCTTCTCGAACTCGCGGCGGTCGTCCCGCGCCCGCTCCATCCGTCCAGCCAGGTACGCCGCAAACCCGCTCTTGAACCGCTCGTGGCCCAACTGCTCCAGCAACACCGGCGTCAGCCCAATCGTCAGCGCCGGCCGAGCCCGATTCAACGCCACCTCGCCGATCATGTCCAGAATCGGCAGGTACGTCTCCGCCGCCGCCT
This region includes:
- the dnaK gene encoding molecular chaperone DnaK, which encodes MAKSNKIIGIDLGTTLSVVSVVEGGEPKVLVNAQGSKLTPSVVAFTEKGERLVGELAKRQQVTNPTNTVYSIKRFMGRRHAEVAEEQKMVPYEVVGAPEELVKVQVRGKQYTPPEISAMILQDLKRTAEDYLGEEVERAVITVPAYFNDSQRQATKEAGQIAGLKVERIINEPTAAALAYGLEKMKNEKIAVFDFGGGTFDISILDIGDNVFEVLSTNGDTHLGGDNLDQVLIDFLATEFKNREGIDLRKDPMALQRLKEAAEKAKIELSQVLETTVNLPFITADQNGPKHLNITVTRSKFEQLAEGVFERLKTPCIKALQDAKLKPNEVDEVVLVGGSTRVPKVQAIVKEVFGKEPNKSINPDEVVSVGAAIQGAILTGEKEEIVLLDVTPLSLGVETLGGVMTVLIPRNTTIPTSKKETFSTAADNQTEVTIHVLQGERQFANDNRTLGRFNLQGIPPAPRGMPQIEVTFDIDANGILNVSAKDMATGKEQKIEIKGTSGLTEDEVRRMTEDAKKYEADDKKRRELVDLRNQADQVVYTTEKTLKEHGEKVGPQERSNVEAALNNLREVMKGDDADAIKRAMENVMQASQEIGKKIYENVAGGQAQAGAAAGEGPQAGPEGGSKGGDDVIDAEYEEKK
- a CDS encoding MFS transporter encodes the protein MPFDRRTLGLLAVFSVLTAFAISANAVPPLVTTIAEEFGQNYEDFGHIFSLQYFFFAVAAWTGGWAAARLGLTNRGLVMTGLFVMGLLLLAGSQLQSLAWFAIWALPLGYAGGLTETFGSVMIANLGGVGSSKMMNLAQVFYCLGAVIAPQLAAVFLDLDLSWRLALASLSLMILLIAALFTHLTRDLIRRPAGEPAASADEPSEPPVRLLTDRTFHLLAIALFLYVSIECVFVCWIASYFEKFLDVPKEAAASRLRDFWIGMIAGRLLTLALPRRWTLWPAAIVASAGLAAGCALLSFRWPPLIATLLVVVTSLAAGPFWPALVVLSQQVRRSSRFTSAVIGAGALGAAAGPFASGLVIKHFGQSALFPATTAAGLVFLIAVLLAHRQAVRP
- a CDS encoding DUF1559 domain-containing protein, with the translated sequence MNHQVRARPRASSPRRSAVGFTLIELLVVVAIIAVLIAILLPTLAAARESANRAVCGNNLRQMGVALSAYEGENLRLPPHDAVNPNEVYRNTPGYHMFDLRPLFLRAANGQTSVYFCPSSPYKSGPDGWAVGESGLGGYYWGIGYNMFFCLEHNGSGAYDWDYRYSGMEGPPLRFGDGSGVLAADNCASWIGLGGPLEPYSYSHGPGKFEGLNVLYDDGRVVFKKQLTHYVQMGNQYDQF
- the cysK gene encoding cysteine synthase A; this encodes MGKGCKTAGRCQVMPTYVDMLKTVGRTPLVRINRIIRSSCTVLAKLEYFNPLSSVKDRIAVSMIEAAERDGRITPDTVILEPTSGNTGIGLAFVCAAKGYRLMLTMPESMSVERRKLLAALGAELVLTPADKGMTGAINRAKEMLESDRRIYVPQQFENPANPQIHRQTTAEEIWSDTNGQIDVLVAGVGTGGTITGVAEVIKGRKPDFRAVAVEPAKSPVITQALAGQPLQPGPHGIQGIGAGFIPGVLNLKIIDEVVTVYEDQAYDFARKAATQEGILCGISSGAALYAAARIAERKESAGKTIVVVIPSSGERYLSTPLYGAPS
- a CDS encoding DUF1957 domain-containing protein; translation: MAETLGSLCFVLHGHLPHVLHHGSWPHGEAWLYEAAAETYLPILDMIGEVALNRARPALTIGLTPVLLEQLGHERFKSGFAAYLAGRMERARDDRREFEKTNQLHFAYLAERWEQWYGAKLEHFERIGRSLPGEFAQRCREGHIQLLTSNATHAYMPLLLNDEMLRAQMACGVATSRRHLGLASRGMWLPECAYRPTWEHWLPAVLYDNARYRPGIEQYLAAVDITHFFVESHMILDSHVMGVREGGGFVAAGRDRYARDPGRPGVLEGVGVVSQPGPPSTFAFARHPRVSEQVWSGDLGYPGAGEYLEFHRKYGERGLRYHKVTSRKSPLSDKQPYYPDDVGGKVFEHAEHFCNVVREVLGTYRHQTGRQGVCVAPFDAELFGHWWFEGPRFLRDVILNFSRDRDVKLMTAEEALYHHPPEKVVRLPEGSWGEGGDHRTWINDRIRWMWEIEYRAEGEFLRVLHALPWRTEGPIREVLERAARQLLLLQASDWPFVVQRQQAVDYGIQRFAGHATAFGRAVQIAEDLGRGGQVTELQKAELADMDAHDDIFSEIDLNWWMP